The DNA segment TCGGCCATTATGCGCCTCCATAATATGTTTTGTTATTGATAATCCTAACCCTGTGCCACCTGAATCTCGACTTCTCGCTTTATCAACACGATAAAAGCGTTCGAAGATGTGGTTCTGATCTTCTTCACTAATACCAATACCAAAGTCCTCAACTTCCAACATGCGTTTGTTACCTTCTTTAAAGACTCTGACGATGACTTCGCTACCTGTTTTAGAATAACTAATAGCATTTGATAATAAGTTTACAGCAACTTGAGAAACTTTGTCTTTATTTGCATCTATTACAATATCAGGATGAATTTGATTTATTATCGAAATATCTTTTTCTTCTGCGATTGTATACATATTTTCGATTGTTGACTCAGCTATATCTGACAAACTAATTAAATCTGTTTCAATTTCAGTTTGTTGTTCAATATGTGAAAGATCTAGTAAATCAAATACTAAAGTTTCTATTCGATCCGATTCTTTGGAGATAATTTTTAAGAAATCTGTCAGCGTTTGTTCATCATTTTTAGCGCCATCAAGTAAAGTTTCAGCAAAACCTTTAATCGAAGTAATCGGTGTTTTCAACTCATGAGATACATTTGCTACGAATTCTCGACGTAAATTTTCTAATTTCTTTAAGTTAGTAATATCGTGTAGTACGACAACCATACCATATAAATTTTTTCGTGATTTAGATAAAATCGGCACGCATGCCGCGTCAAAGTATTTTTCATGAACTTGATCAATCTTCAATTCAATTTGATCATAAATAGGTTTTTCAACTTTAAATGTCTCTGAAATTAACTTTTGTATCTTAGGGTTGATAAAATCATTATAGTTTTTATTTTCCACCGTTGCTTCCGGTGTAAATACTTCATAATATGATTTGTTAGCGACTACAACTTCTCCATAACGATCAATCATTAATATCGAACTTGGAATATTTTCAACCGTCGTCTTCAATCGATTAGACTGTAACTTTTGTTTATGGTTTAACGTTTGTAATTTACGTGCTAATTCATTCGTTGTAACAAAAAGTTCGCGTGTTTCTTTAACATTACTTTCAGGTACACGGACATGATAGTACCCTTCAGTTAATAAATTAGTCGCATAAGTTACTTCGTTGATTGGACGTATATAAGTTCGGTTTATACTACGTACCACAAAGAAAATAATAAATAATACAAATATGCCAATCAAACCTGTATATTTCCAAACCTGAATTTGTAAAGCTAAAATATTATTATTAACTCCTGTGATTAAAACATCGTAATGGTTAATAGGTGTTTTATAAGTATATCGATTGTCATCATCTACCTTATCGTAGATTAAATTCGAAGGATTTGCTGCATTATTAATATGCTCATTGATAGGTAACCCTTGTTTTGTGGAAAAAATTTCATTGTCTTCGTTTTTTTGCTTTATTACTACAGTGAGTCGCTTATTTTTTGCAACATCTTGAATTTCGCGTTGTTTGTCATGGTCATATAAACTTGCAAAATGCTTTGCTTGATGTTCTAAATCACCTTGTTGACTCATTGTCACCGTATCATATATCACATGAGATATAATACCGCCTAGAGCAATAAAGCTCAAAATGACAATTGTACATAATAATAGTAAGAGTCGTTGGTGAAACTTGAGCATTAGGCTTTAGGTCTTTCCAACTTATATCCTAAACCTCTCACAGTTTTTATAAGTTTTGGTTGTTTAGGATTTTCTTCTAATTTATCTCTTAAATGACTAATATGTACATCCACAATTCGTGAATCTCCTGCGAACTCATAGTTCCAAACTGAGTTCAACATATGTTCTCGTGTTATTACTCTTCCTTGTCTTTCAATTAGATAAAGTAATAACTCAAATTCCTTCGGCGTTAATTCTAATAATTCTTCGTCTCGATATACTTCGAAGTATTCAGGACGTATACGAATCGAGCCAATAATAATATCTGCTTCATCACTTTCAACGGTTTTAGCTTCATTGATCATCGCAGAACGTCTTAGTATTGCCTTGACTCTTGCCACAACTTCTCTTGGAGAAAACGGTTTAGTCATATAATCGTCTGCACCGAGCTCAAGACCTAGAACCCTGTCAAACTCATCATCTTTTGCTGTAAGCATTAAAATTGGAACTAAGTTCTTATCTGATCTAATTGTTTTACAAACTTCAATTCCATCTTTTTTAGGTAGCATAACATCCAGTACGACAAGTTCTGGATTAGATGTATTTACTTTATCTAAAGCTTCTTCCCCATCATATGCTACATCAACTATGTATCCTGCTTGTTCTAAATTATATTTTAACAAGGTTACAATTGACTGCTCATCATCTACTACAAGTACTTTCTGTGACATAGTGTACCTCCATATTTGTGGTTTACGAATACAGTATAACTCAAATTTTAATAAAAATAACATAATTTATAACGATTTTACATAATCTTAATACTTCCAACAACTTTTTATGTTTATTGAGT comes from the Staphylococcus hsinchuensis genome and includes:
- the pnpS gene encoding two-component system histidine kinase PnpS — its product is MLKFHQRLLLLLCTIVILSFIALGGIISHVIYDTVTMSQQGDLEHQAKHFASLYDHDKQREIQDVAKNKRLTVVIKQKNEDNEIFSTKQGLPINEHINNAANPSNLIYDKVDDDNRYTYKTPINHYDVLITGVNNNILALQIQVWKYTGLIGIFVLFIIFFVVRSINRTYIRPINEVTYATNLLTEGYYHVRVPESNVKETRELFVTTNELARKLQTLNHKQKLQSNRLKTTVENIPSSILMIDRYGEVVVANKSYYEVFTPEATVENKNYNDFINPKIQKLISETFKVEKPIYDQIELKIDQVHEKYFDAACVPILSKSRKNLYGMVVVLHDITNLKKLENLRREFVANVSHELKTPITSIKGFAETLLDGAKNDEQTLTDFLKIISKESDRIETLVFDLLDLSHIEQQTEIETDLISLSDIAESTIENMYTIAEEKDISIINQIHPDIVIDANKDKVSQVAVNLLSNAISYSKTGSEVIVRVFKEGNKRMLEVEDFGIGISEEDQNHIFERFYRVDKARSRDSGGTGLGLSITKHIMEAHNGRINVYSVPNEGSTFRVTFFENED
- a CDS encoding response regulator transcription factor; the protein is MSQKVLVVDDEQSIVTLLKYNLEQAGYIVDVAYDGEEALDKVNTSNPELVVLDVMLPKKDGIEVCKTIRSDKNLVPILMLTAKDDEFDRVLGLELGADDYMTKPFSPREVVARVKAILRRSAMINEAKTVESDEADIIIGSIRIRPEYFEVYRDEELLELTPKEFELLLYLIERQGRVITREHMLNSVWNYEFAGDSRIVDVHISHLRDKLEENPKQPKLIKTVRGLGYKLERPKA